One window of Burkholderia vietnamiensis LMG 10929 genomic DNA carries:
- a CDS encoding glutathione S-transferase N-terminal domain-containing protein, with product MPDLSAFPITKKWPARHPDRLQLYSLPTPNGVKVSIMLEETGLPYEPHLVRFDTNDQLSPEFLSLNPNNKIPAIIDPNGPDGRPLALFESGAILLYLADKTGQLIPKDAAGRYETIQWVMFQMGGIGPMFGQVGFFHKFAGRDYDDKRPRDRYVAESKRLLGVLDAHLANRTWMMGDTYTIADIAIFPWVRNLVGFYEAGDLVGFGEFRHVARALDAFVARPAVARGLNIPARD from the coding sequence ATGCCCGATCTGTCCGCCTTCCCGATCACGAAAAAATGGCCGGCCCGGCACCCGGACCGCCTCCAGCTGTACTCGCTGCCCACGCCGAACGGCGTCAAGGTGTCGATCATGCTCGAGGAAACCGGCCTGCCGTACGAGCCGCATCTCGTGCGCTTCGACACGAACGACCAGTTGTCGCCCGAGTTCCTGTCGCTGAACCCGAACAACAAGATTCCGGCGATCATCGATCCGAACGGCCCCGACGGCCGGCCGCTGGCGCTGTTCGAGTCCGGCGCGATCCTGCTCTATCTCGCCGACAAGACCGGCCAGCTGATCCCGAAGGACGCAGCGGGCCGCTACGAGACGATCCAGTGGGTGATGTTCCAGATGGGCGGCATCGGGCCGATGTTCGGCCAGGTCGGCTTCTTCCACAAATTCGCCGGCCGCGACTACGACGACAAGCGTCCGCGCGACCGTTACGTCGCCGAGTCCAAGCGCCTGCTCGGCGTACTCGACGCGCATCTCGCGAACCGCACGTGGATGATGGGCGATACGTACACGATCGCCGACATCGCGATCTTCCCGTGGGTGCGGAACCTGGTCGGTTTCTACGAGGCGGGCGACCTGGTCGGCTTCGGCGAATTCCGCCACGTCGCGCGCGCGCTCGACGCATTCGTCGCGCGGCCGGCCGTCGCGCGCGGGCTCAATATCCCGGCACGCGACTGA